A region of Diospyros lotus cultivar Yz01 chromosome 3, ASM1463336v1, whole genome shotgun sequence DNA encodes the following proteins:
- the LOC127798547 gene encoding UDP-glycosyltransferase 88A1-like, which yields MEEAIVMYPSPAIGHLISMVELGKLILTLRPSLSINILITTLPYDAGSTSTYINQVSATTPSIAFHHLPPLSAAISTASPHHEALAFQFLNLNIPNVLQALVSLSKTFKIRALVMDFFCAQALSVSVAMEVPGYLFMTSGASTLAWLLYQSTLHKTIPQSFKDLKADIQIPGLPPMPAADMPKPVQDRDDEAYEAFLIVSNEVLKSAGIIINTFKCLEPRVIKAISHGLCSPDGQATPPLHCIGPLISGADRTGGRGECFAWLDSQPRQSVVFLCFGSLGLFSKEQLKEMAVGLERSGQRFLWVVRSPEPETDLEALLPAGFVSRTKDRGLVVGPWAPQVSVLNHDSVGGFVTHCGWNSVLEALCAGVPMAAWPLYAEQRLNRVVLVEEMKLALPVRESEGGFVAAGEVEKRVRELMESEEGKSVRKRVLMMKRAAEEAMEEGGSSITALSRLVDPWTRA from the exons ATGGAAGAAGCAATAGTTATGTATCCATCTCCGGCCATCGGCCACCTTATCTCCATGGTGGAGCTCGGGAAGCTCATCCTGACTCTCCGCCCCTCACTCTCAATCAACATCCTCATCACCACCCTTCCCTACGACGCCGGCTCCACCTCCACTTACATCAACCAAGTCTCGGCCACCACCCCTTCCATCGCTTTCCACCACCTCCCACCCCTCTCCGCCGCCATCTCCACAGCCTCTCCCCACCACGAAGCCCTGGCCTTCCAGTTCCTCAACCTCAACATCCCCAACGTCCTCCAAGCCCTCGTCTCCCTCTCCAAAACCTTCAAGATCCGTGCCCTCGTCATGGATTTCTTCTGCGCCCAGGCTCTCTCCGTCTCGGTGGCTATGGAAGTTCCGGGCTACTTGTTCATGACTTCCGGCGCCTCTACCCTCGCCTGGCTCCTTTATCAATCGACTTTACACAAAACCATACCCCAGAGTTTCAAAGATCTCAAGGCGGATATTCAAATCCCAGGCTTGCCGCCGATGCCGGCCGCGGACATGCCAAAGCCAGTGCAAGATCGGGACGATGAAGCCTACGAAGCTTTCTTAATCGTTTCGAACGAAGTCCTAAAATCAGCTGGAATTATCATCAACACGTTCAAATGTCTCGAGCCAAGAGTCATCAAGGCTATATCACATGGCCTTTGTTCGCCGGACGGTCAGGCGACGCCGCCTCTTCACTGCATCGGACCACTGATCTCCGGCGCCGATCGGACAGGCGGCCGGGGCGAATGTTTTGCGTGGCTGGACTCGCAGCCGAGGCAAAGCGTGGTGTTTCTCTGCTTCGGCAGCTTAGGATTATTTTCCAAGGAACAGTTGAAGGAGATGGCGGTTGGGTTGGAGAGAAGCGGCCAGAGATTCTTGTGGGTGGTGCGGAGTCCGGAGCCGGAGACGGACTTGGAGGCTCTGCTTCCGGCTGGTTTTG TTTCAAGGACGAAGGACAGAGGGCTGGTGGTGGGGCCATGGGCTCCCCAGGTGTCGGTGCTAAACCATGACTCGGTGGGAGGCTTCGTGACCCACTGCGGGTGGAACTCGGTTCTGGAGGCGTTGTGCGCCGGCGTGCCGATGGCTGCGTGGCCGCTCTACGCCGAGCAGAGGCTGAACAGGGTGGTGCTGGTGGAGGAGATGAAGCTGGCATTACCAGTAAGGGAATCGGAAGGCGGGTTTGTGGCCGCCGGCGAGGTGGAGAAGCGAGTCAGAGAGTTGATGGAGTCGGAAGAAGGGAAGTCGGTGAGAAAGCGGGTGTTGATGATGAAGAGAGCAGCGGAGGAAGCGATGGAAGAAGGCGGGTCGTCCATAACCGCCCTGTCCAGGCTGGTTGACCCGTGGACCCGGGCCTGA